In the genome of Polynucleobacter sp. TSB-Sco08W16, the window AGCAGCCCAATAAATGTGCTCGGCGTTTGCCTTGTCTATTGCTAAAAATCATTACTTGTCTCCGCGCGGGAATTTGGTATTTAGTAGGAGACTTACTTTAACTGAGAAATAGCTCTTGAAGATTATTGAGATAGCGTAAACCCTGATCTGTAGCCATCAGTTTGCTTGGGTTCTCATCAAGCAATCCTTTCTTGCAGGCCTCATCAATAGGCTTGCTAATGACATTCAAAGGCAGCCCCGTGCGCTCGCTAAACGTATTGGTATCTACACCATCACTAAGCCGCAAAGTATTGAGCATGAATTCAAAAGGTAGATCTTTGGGGTCGATCTCACGGGATTCAATTAAGGCATTACCTTTGCTCTCCATGGCAGCCATATAGGTCTCTGGATGACGTTCCCGAACTTGACGGGTGATTTTGTTTGGAAAGGAAATCTTGCCATGAGCACCGGCACCAATGCCGATGTAATCGCCAAAGCGCCAGTAGTTCAGGTTGTGTTTGCACTCCTGATCTTTCTTGGCGTAGGCAGAGACTTCATAACGCTGATAACCAGCTTTGGTGAGTAGATCTAAATTCTGTTCAAAGATGGCATCAATATCATCTTCATTAGGCAGCTTGGGTGGAAAGCTCGCAAAGTAGGTATTCGGTTCAAGCGTGAGGTTGTATAAAGACAGATGTGGTGTTTTAAATGACAGGGCAGTTTCTATATCTGCCTTGGCAGCCTCAAGACTTTGATTGGGTAATCCATACATCAGATCTAGGTTGACGGACTTAAAGTTGTCTAAAGCTATCTGGATGGCCCGCTTCGCTTCTTCACCATTGTGAATGCGCCCCAATGCCTTAAGCTGTTCATCTTGAAAGCTCTGCACTCCAATCGATACACGATTAATACCGCATTTGGCAAAGGCGGCAAACTTATCCGCCTCAATGGATCCCGGATTGGCTTCCATCGTGATCTCGGCGTTAGGCTCTAAATTGACCCGAGCGCGTACGGCAGAAAGGAGTTCATCCATACCCTCAGGTGATAACAAACTCGGTGTACCGCCCCCAATGAAAATGCTATGTACCTGTCGACCCCAAATATTGGGAAGCTCCGTTTCTAAATCAGCAATTAAGGCCTTGATATAGCGCTTCTCATCAAACCCACTTTTACCAACACCATCCTTTACTTGATGGGAATTGAAGTCGCAATAAGGACATTTCTTTTCACACCAAGGAAAGTGAATGTAGAGCGAAAGTGGGGGGAGTGCTGTTAAGGAAACAGCTTTCGCTGGCAAATTAGGCACGAGACTTCAATTGGGTAATTAATTCACGTAATGCCTGGCCGCGATGGCTAATGACATTCTTCTTTGTTGGCTCTAACTCTGCTGCAGTCAAACCTAATTCCGGCAAGAGGAAGTGAGGGTCATAGCCAAA includes:
- the hemW gene encoding radical SAM family heme chaperone HemW; translated protein: MPNLPAKAVSLTALPPLSLYIHFPWCEKKCPYCDFNSHQVKDGVGKSGFDEKRYIKALIADLETELPNIWGRQVHSIFIGGGTPSLLSPEGMDELLSAVRARVNLEPNAEITMEANPGSIEADKFAAFAKCGINRVSIGVQSFQDEQLKALGRIHNGEEAKRAIQIALDNFKSVNLDLMYGLPNQSLEAAKADIETALSFKTPHLSLYNLTLEPNTYFASFPPKLPNEDDIDAIFEQNLDLLTKAGYQRYEVSAYAKKDQECKHNLNYWRFGDYIGIGAGAHGKISFPNKITRQVRERHPETYMAAMESKGNALIESREIDPKDLPFEFMLNTLRLSDGVDTNTFSERTGLPLNVISKPIDEACKKGLLDENPSKLMATDQGLRYLNNLQELFLS